The window CGCAGCCGCCGCTGTTCAAGATCAACTGGACGAACACGACGCCGCAGCTCGCGTACGACGACGCCGAGCGCGACGCCCTGCTGCGCGCGGGCGAGGAGGCCGGGCACCGCCTGCCCAAGGAGAACAAGATCCAGCGCTACAAGGGTCTCGGCGAGATGAACCCGGACCAGCTCTGGGAGACGACGATGGACCCGGACAACCGGATCCTGCTCCAGGTGACCCTCGACGACGCCGCGCGGGCCGACGAGATGTTCTCGATCCTGATGGGCGAGGACGTCGACCAGCGGAGGCAGTTCATCCAGCGCAACGCCAAAGACGTCCGCTTCCTGGATATCTGAGGTGACCCCGGTCGTCCCTTCTGCGAGTGCGCACTTCCGCACGCGACACGCCGCAGAACCGGTGCGAAAGTGCGCACTCGCGCGGCACCCCGCCTTGTTGCTGCGCCTTTCGTCTTCCTTGCGTGTCCCACGAACGCGAACCCTCGTCCCGAACCCAGGAGCTAGCGAATGACCGAGACGCCCCAGGTGACCGACCGGCGCGAGCCGGTGGACCTGCAGGACGAGATCCAGAAGTCCTACCTCGACTACGCGATGAGCGTCATCGTCGGGCGGGCGCTGCCGGACGTGCGCGACGGCCTCAAGCCCGTGCACCGGCGGATCCTGTACGCGATGCACGACGGCGGCTACCGGCCCGACCGCGGCTGGAACAAGTGCGCCC of the Microlunatus antarcticus genome contains:
- a CDS encoding DNA gyrase subunit A, whose translation is MTETPQVTDRREPVDLQDEIQKSYLDYAMSVIVGRALPDVRDGLKPVHRRILYAMHDGGYRPDRGWNKCA